One Vespa crabro chromosome 1, iyVesCrab1.2, whole genome shotgun sequence genomic region harbors:
- the LOC124432667 gene encoding chromodomain-helicase-DNA-binding protein 1 isoform X2, translating into MTKHRVSKPPAALPFPVRCATGLWKTIESESGKESGSDSENESKSDSSSSGSNSGSASATDSDSSSSSGSGSGSGSESEKSERLDAPAQSDSLQSKSSNHSTDAKLRLKNESSREWDENPDIYGIRRSGRSRKEPERLATQRESDSDGRKRYKKKGSHNSWNSESSESESDESENRRPPPSKSLNRRAVQKSKEKARARKKRISESSDNSSFDSDDNRRQVTRRTGTAVSYKEESEEGTDSEDLVEIDETTTTNAEPDNAETVERILGQRRGKKGVTGNVTTIYAVEENGDPNPKDLKTEETETQYLIKWKGWSHIHNTWESEESLKAQKVKGLKKLDNFIKREREIKQWREYAGPEDIDYFECQLELQQELLKSYNNVERIIAEYEKPDSEHPDYYCKWESLPYAEATWEDGALIIKKWPVKIKEFRDREDSKRTPSKHCKVLKIRPKFHQLKGQPEYMGKGKDLVLRDYQMDGLNWMIHSWCKENSVILADEMGLGKTIQTICFLYYLFHTHQLHGPFLLVVPLSTMTSWQREMAQWAPDMNFVTYLGDVTSRNVIREYEWCYSSKRLKFNAILTTYEIVLKDKAFLGALNWAVLLVDEAHRLKNDDSLLYKALSEFHTNHRLLITGTPLQNSLKELWALLHFIMPAKFNSWEEFEKEHDNAAQKGYSKLHKQLEPFILRRVKKDVEKSLPAKVEQILRVEMTSLQKQYYKWILTKNYNALRKGVKGSTMTFLNIVIELKKCCNHAFLTKPTESERKDNNDDYLQQLIRGSGKLVLLDKLLVRLRETGHRVLIFSQMVRMLDILGEYLQKRHFPFQRLDGSIKGELRKQALDHFNAEGSPDFCFLLSTRAGGLGINLATADTVIIFDSDWNPQNDLQAQARAHRIGQKNQVNIYRLVTKNSVEEEIVERAKQKMVLDHLVIQRMDTTGRTVLDKKNAGTNNNPFNKEDLNAILKFGAEELFKDEEDGDEEPTCDIDEILRRAETRDEGPTTVGDELLSAFKVASFAAFEEESEPVSQPNDNDDESKDWAEIIPENFRKKVEEEEKSKEMEDLYLPPRSRKTLQQINQTGDGRGRKRKKTPDDSEEGEESGSEVEGSDDDRPKKRGRPRVTPRENIKSFTDAEIRRFVKSYKKFTAPLKRLDDIAADAELQEKPMSELRYLGEQLQSRCEACLSEFESTAKENKGEEEGKGPGRKRGRGPTFKMGGVMVNAKSFSAAVKELEPLDQALPSDAEQRANWHLDIKVKPANFDCDWNSEDDSKLLRGIYQHGMGSWEAIKTDASLKLGDKILPNGSKIQCKRVTARAEYLLKVLKKQMDFKHGVTRTRKPRKPKEVKTAITKEIIEENESSGEESKKLKTKIDKVPIKKEEDVIVKKEIKEEPEEASEEKKKEKKVKKDKKENKKTKKNKQTAGPMHFTANNEPRALDVLGDLDPSIFNECKEKMRPVKKALKALDRPDQSLSEAEQVAHTRHCLVQIGNQINTCLAEYKDPEQIKEWRSNLWYFVSKFTEFDAKKLYKLYKHATRKGGGDSNVSVTSSPEKKEETSNSKKHEKSYDKHNDKQLADSSNKDRQNKRRIDDIEDSSNSSIPSKKHVTAINAMSNISNTSAVTIGAITITPITSTANSTSSTTNTTETSRHKEQKDSKSKDMKRDRERDRDRDRSHNDRGMDRLNCGKDERIRRDSGGYNMGGHYSGSREDDHWILPRDTRDMRDGRFTDHKRDRFESYGRLSGGYHRDRDRDRDRGMHINDKRRYPSGPPSYGYGPGSYGSGGGGGYAPNDMPPSHFRGRGYPGDSYSNEWRPSKDYRRDYDRRPPPPNANS; encoded by the exons ATGACGAAGCATCGCGTCTCGAAACCTCCGGCGGCCCTTCCTTTTCCGGTGCGATGTGCCACGGGTCTTTGG AAAACCATTGAATCTGAATCTGGTAAGGAATCTGGATCTGACTCTGAAAACGAGAGTAAAAGTGACAGTTCCTCATCTGGAAGTAATTCAGGATCTGCTTCTGCTACAGATAG TGACTCTAGTTCCTCAAGCGGTTCTGGTTCTGGATCTGGTTCCGAATCTGAAAAATCAGAGCGGTTGGATGCACCTGCACAAAGTGATAGTTTACAAAGCAAATCCTCTAATCACAGCACAGATGCAAAACTTAGGCTTAAAAATGAGTCTAGTCGTGAATGGGACGAAAATCCTGATATATATGGGATTAGGAGATCTGGACGTTCTAGGAAAGAACCTGAAAGACTTGCAACACAACGCGAAAGCGATAGTGATGGTCgcaagagatataaaaaaaaggg ttcACACAATTCGTGGAATTCAGAGAGTTCAGAATCAGAATCTGATGAATCAGAAAATAGACGGCCACCACCTAGTAAATCTTTAAACAGGCGAGCGGTACaaaaatctaaagaaaaagCTAGAGCACGAAAGAAGCGTATCTCTGAATCTTCTGATAATTCTTCGTTTGATAGCGATGATAACAGAAG gCAAGTTACGAGAAGAACGGGTACTGCAGTTagttataaagaagaaagcgaAGAAGGTACTGATAGCGAAGATTTGGTGGAAATTGATGAGACGACAACTACGAATGCAGAACCTGATAATGCGGAAACGGTTGAAAGAATTTTGGGacagagaagaggaaaaaagggtG tTACAGGAAATGTCACCACAATTTATGCAGTAGAAGAAAATGGTGATCCCAATCCAAAGGATTTGAAAACAGAGGAGACTGAAAcacaatatttaattaagtgGAAGGGTTGGTCGCATATACATAATACGTGGGAATCAGAAGAATCTTTAAAAGCACAAAAg GTTAAGGGATTAAAAAAgttagataattttataaagcgCGAGCGAGAAATTAAACAATGGAGAGAATATGCAGGACCAGAGGATATAGATTATTTTGAATGTCAGTTAGAATTGCAACAAGAACTTTTAAAAAGTTATAACAATGTGGAAAGAATTATTG CTGAATATGAAAAGCCAGATTCAGAACATCccgattattattgtaaatggGAAAGTTTGCCGTATGCCGAGGCAACATGGGAAGATGGcgcattaataattaaaaaatggccagtaaagataaaagaattccGAGACAGAGAAGATTCAAAAAGGACACCAAGTAAACATTGTAAAGTGCTTAAAATCAGACCTAAGTTTCATCAATTAAAAGGACAGCCAGAATATATGGGTAAAGGAAAAGATTTAGTTTTAAGAGATTACCAAATGGACGGATTAAATTGGATGATCCATTCTTGGTGCAAGGAAAATAg tGTTATTTTAGCAGATGAAATGGGTCTTGGAAAAACCATACAAACCATATGCttcctttattatctatttcatACTCATCAACTTCATGGACCGTTTTTATTAGTAGTACCTCTTTCAACAATGACTTCCTGGCAAAGAGAAATGGCCCAGTGGGCACCCGACATGAACTTTGTTACGTATTTGGGTGACGTAACATCCCGAAATGTC ATAAGAGAATACGAATGGTGTTATAGTtcaaaacgattaaaatttaatgcAATACTTACCACGTATGAGATAGTACTTAAAGATAAAGCATTTTTGGGTGCCTTAAATTGGGCAGTACTTTTAGTGGATGAAGCTCACAgattaaaaaatgatgattCACTTCTTTATAAAGCTTTATCCGAATTTCATACAAATCATCGTCTTTTAATAACGGGTACTCCATTACAAAACAGTTTGAAGGAGTTATGGGCGTTACTTCATTTCATAATGCCCGCTAAATTTAATTCTTGGGAAGAATTTGAAAAGGAACACGACAATGCTGCCCAAAAAGGTTATTCTAAGTTACACAAACAATTAGAACCTTTTATCTTAAGGCGTGTTAAAAAGGACGTGGAGAAATCATTACCTGCGAAGGTCGAGCAAATTCTACGCGTAGAAATGACTTCTTTGCAAAAACAGTATTACAAGTGGATATTGACAAAAAACTACAATGCCTTGCGCAAGGGTGTTAAAGGTTCTACTATGACCTTTCTCAACATAGTAATAGAACTTAAAAAATGTTGTAATCATGCTTTTTTAACGAAACCTActgaaagtgaaagaaaagataataatgatgactaTTTACAACAATTGATTAGAGGTTCAGGAAAATTGGTCCTTTTGGATAAACTGTTAGTGCGACTTCGTGAAACTGGACATAGAGTATTAATATTTAGTCAGATGGTAAGGATGTTAGATATTCTTGGggaatatttgcaaaaacGACACTTTCCTTTTCAACGATTAGATGGAAGTATAAAAGGAGAATTGAGAAAACAAGCATTAGATCATTTTAACGCCGAGGGTTCGccagatttttgttttttattatcaaccaGAGCTGGTGGACTCGGTATCAATCTTGCCACGGCTGATACCGTGATCATCTTTGATTCAGATTGGAATCCACAAAATGATTTACAAGCTCAAGCAAGAGCCCATAGAATTGGACAAAAAAATCAAGTTAACATTTACCGATTGGTAACTAAAAATTCTGTTGAAGAAGAAATTGTTGAACGAGCGAAACAAAAGATGGTTCTTGATCATTTGGTTATACAAAGAATGGATACAACTGGAAGAACggttttagataaaaaaaatgcgGGGACCAATAATAACCCATTTAATAAGGAAGATTTAAATGCTATATTAAAATTTGGGGCTGAAGAATTGTTTAAAGACGAGGAGGATGGGGATGAAGAACCTACGTGCGACATCGATGAAATTTTAAGAAGAGCCGAGACTAGGGACGAAGGGCCTACTACCGTAGGGGACGAGCTTTTGTCGGCATTTAAAGTTGCCAGTTTCGCTGCATTCGAGGAGGAATCGGAACCTGTTAGTCAAcctaacgataatgacgatgaaagTAAAGACTGGGCTGAGATAATACCAGAAAATTTTCGGAAAAaggtcgaagaagaagaaaagtctAAGGAAATGGAGGATCTTTATCTTCCGCCAAGAAGTCGTAAGACGCTACAACAAATCAATCAAACTGGTGATGGTAGAggtagaaagaggaaaaagacgCCGGATGATAGCGAGGAAGGTGAAGAGTCTGGAAGCGAAGTGGAAGGTAGCGACGATGACAGACCTAAGAAGAGAGGTAGACCAAGGGTTACGCCTCGcgagaatataaaaagtttcaCCGATGCGGAAATTCGAAGATTCGTCAAAAGTTATAAGAAATTTACAGCGCCTTTAAAAAGATTGGACGATATCGCTGCGGACGCCGAATTGCAAGAAAAACCTATGTCAGAATTACGTTATTTGGGTGAACAGTTGCAATCACGTTGCGAAGCTTGCTTATCCGAATTTGAAAGTACAGCGAAAGAGAATAAAGGCGAGGAAGAGGGTAAAGGACCTGGTcgtaaaagaggaagaggtcCTACGTTTAAAATGGGCGGTGTTATGGTAAATGCAAAATCATTTTCTGCTGCTGTAAAAGAATTGGAACCACTCGATCAAGCACTTCCGTCGGATGCCGAACAAAGAGCCAATTGGCATCTTGATATTAAAGTTAAACCGGCTAATTTCGATTGCGATTGGAATTCCGAAGATGATTCTAAACTTCTAAGAGGCATATATCAGCATGGTATGGGCTCTTGGGAAGCTATTAAAACAGATGCCAGTTTAAAGCTCGGTGATAAAATTCTTCCCAATGGTAGTAAGATTCAATGTAAACGGGTGACCGCTCGTGCTGAGTACTTGTTAAAGGTTCTTAAAAAGCAAATGGATTTCAAGCATGGCGTG ACACGAACAAGGAAACCTAGAAAACcaaaagaagtaaaaacaGCAATtactaaagaaataatagaagaaaatgagagtTCAGGAGAAGAGAGTAAAAAGCTTAAGACAAAAATCGATAAA GTaccaataaagaaagaagaagacgttattgttaaaaaggaaattaaagaGGAACCCGAGGAGGCGTctgaagagaagaagaaggagaaaaaggttaagaaggataaaaaggaaaataagaagactaaaaagaataaacaaactGCAGGACCAATGCATTTCACGGCAAATAATGAACCACGAGCTCTTGACGTTCTTGGTGATTTAGATCCATCTATATTCAATGAG tGCAAGGAGAAGATGCGTCCAGTGAAAAAAGCTTTAAAAGCTTTGGATAGACCAGATCAATCATTGAGCGAAGCAGAGCAAGTAGCCCATACACGCCACTGTCTTGTTCAAATCGGAAATCAAATTAATACTTGTCTTGCAGAATACAAGGATCCTGAGCAAATTAAAGAATGGCGAAGTAATTTGTGGTATTTTGTATCGAAATTTACAGAATTTGATGctaaaaagttatataaattatataaacatgCAACGAGAAAAGGTGGCGGAGACAGTAATGTAAGTGTAACATCTAGTCctgaaaagaaggaagaaacaagTAATTCAAAg aaacatgaaaaatcgtatgaCAAACATAACGACAAACAATTAGCGGATTCCAGTAATAAAGATCGGCAAAATAAGCGTAGAATCGATGATATAGAAGATAGTTCTAACAGCAGTATCCCAAGTAAGAAACATGTTACAGCTATTAATGCGATGAGCAATATTAGCAACACCTCAGCTGTTACTATCGGTGCTATTACAATTACTCCTATAACGTCAACCGCAAATTCTACGTCGAGTACAACTAATACAACGGAAACGTCAAGgcataaagaacaaaaagattcAAAGTCGAAAGATATGAAACGAGATCGGGaacgagacagagatagagacagaagTCACAATGATAGAGGCATGGACAGATTAAATTGTGGAAAGGATGAACGGATCAGAAGGGATAGCGGTGGTTATAATATGGGCGGACATTATAGTGGAAGTAGAGAAGACGATCATTGGATCTTACCTAGGGATACAAGAGATATGAGAGATGGAAG ATTTACTGACCACAAACGTGATAGATTTGAATCTTATGGACGTCTGTCTGGTGGATATCatcgagatagagatagagatagagatcgTGGTATgcatataaacgataaaagaag GTATCCATCTGGGCCACCGAGCTATGGATACGGTCCAGGTAGCTACGGAAGTGGAGGTGGCGGTGGGTATGCACCAAATGACATGCCACCAAGCCATTTTAGAGGTCGAGGATATCCAGGAGATAGTTATTCTAACGAATGGCGACCTAGTAAGGATTATAGAAGAGATTATGATAGGAGGCCGCCACCACCAAATGCCAATTCCTAG
- the LOC124432667 gene encoding chromodomain-helicase-DNA-binding protein 1 isoform X1: protein MTKHRVSKPPAALPFPVRCATGLWKTIESESGKESGSDSENESKSDSSSSGSNSGSASATDSDSSSSSGSGSGSGSESEKSERLDAPAQSDSLQSKSSNHSTDAKLRLKNESSREWDENPDIYGIRRSGRSRKEPERLATQRESDSDGRKRYKKKGSHNSWNSESSESESDESENRRPPPSKSLNRRAVQKSKEKARARKKRISESSDNSSFDSDDNRRQVTRRTGTAVSYKEESEEGTDSEDLVEIDETTTTNAEPDNAETVERILGQRRGKKGVTGNVTTIYAVEENGDPNPKDLKTEETETQYLIKWKGWSHIHNTWESEESLKAQKVKGLKKLDNFIKREREIKQWREYAGPEDIDYFECQLELQQELLKSYNNVERIIAEYEKPDSEHPDYYCKWESLPYAEATWEDGALIIKKWPVKIKEFRDREDSKRTPSKHCKVLKIRPKFHQLKGQPEYMGKGKDLVLRDYQMDGLNWMIHSWCKENSVILADEMGLGKTIQTICFLYYLFHTHQLHGPFLLVVPLSTMTSWQREMAQWAPDMNFVTYLGDVTSRNVIREYEWCYSSKRLKFNAILTTYEIVLKDKAFLGALNWAVLLVDEAHRLKNDDSLLYKALSEFHTNHRLLITGTPLQNSLKELWALLHFIMPAKFNSWEEFEKEHDNAAQKGYSKLHKQLEPFILRRVKKDVEKSLPAKVEQILRVEMTSLQKQYYKWILTKNYNALRKGVKGSTMTFLNIVIELKKCCNHAFLTKPTESERKDNNDDYLQQLIRGSGKLVLLDKLLVRLRETGHRVLIFSQMVRMLDILGEYLQKRHFPFQRLDGSIKGELRKQALDHFNAEGSPDFCFLLSTRAGGLGINLATADTVIIFDSDWNPQNDLQAQARAHRIGQKNQVNIYRLVTKNSVEEEIVERAKQKMVLDHLVIQRMDTTGRTVLDKKNAGTNNNPFNKEDLNAILKFGAEELFKDEEDGDEEPTCDIDEILRRAETRDEGPTTVGDELLSAFKVASFAAFEEESEPVSQPNDNDDESKDWAEIIPENFRKKVEEEEKSKEMEDLYLPPRSRKTLQQINQTGDGRGRKRKKTPDDSEEGEESGSEVEGSDDDRPKKRGRPRVTPRENIKSFTDAEIRRFVKSYKKFTAPLKRLDDIAADAELQEKPMSELRYLGEQLQSRCEACLSEFESTAKENKGEEEGKGPGRKRGRGPTFKMGGVMVNAKSFSAAVKELEPLDQALPSDAEQRANWHLDIKVKPANFDCDWNSEDDSKLLRGIYQHGMGSWEAIKTDASLKLGDKILPNGSKIQCKRVTARAEYLLKVLKKQMDFKHGVTRTRKPRKPKEVKTAITKEIIEENESSGEESKKLKTKIDKVPIKKEEDVIVKKEIKEEPEEASEEKKKEKKVKKDKKENKKTKKNKQTAGPMHFTANNEPRALDVLGDLDPSIFNECKEKMRPVKKALKALDRPDQSLSEAEQVAHTRHCLVQIGNQINTCLAEYKDPEQIKEWRSNLWYFVSKFTEFDAKKLYKLYKHATRKGGGDSNVSVTSSPEKKEETSNSKKHEKSYDKHNDKQLADSSNKDRQNKRRIDDIEDSSNSSIPSKKHVTAINAMSNISNTSAVTIGAITITPITSTANSTSSTTNTTETSRHKEQKDSKSKDMKRDRERDRDRDRSHNDRGMDRLNCGKDERIRRDSGGYNMGGHYSGSREDDHWILPRDTRDMRDGRFTDHKRDRFESYGRLSGGYHRDRDRDRDRGMHINDKRSNFYRYPSGPPSYGYGPGSYGSGGGGGYAPNDMPPSHFRGRGYPGDSYSNEWRPSKDYRRDYDRRPPPPNANS, encoded by the exons ATGACGAAGCATCGCGTCTCGAAACCTCCGGCGGCCCTTCCTTTTCCGGTGCGATGTGCCACGGGTCTTTGG AAAACCATTGAATCTGAATCTGGTAAGGAATCTGGATCTGACTCTGAAAACGAGAGTAAAAGTGACAGTTCCTCATCTGGAAGTAATTCAGGATCTGCTTCTGCTACAGATAG TGACTCTAGTTCCTCAAGCGGTTCTGGTTCTGGATCTGGTTCCGAATCTGAAAAATCAGAGCGGTTGGATGCACCTGCACAAAGTGATAGTTTACAAAGCAAATCCTCTAATCACAGCACAGATGCAAAACTTAGGCTTAAAAATGAGTCTAGTCGTGAATGGGACGAAAATCCTGATATATATGGGATTAGGAGATCTGGACGTTCTAGGAAAGAACCTGAAAGACTTGCAACACAACGCGAAAGCGATAGTGATGGTCgcaagagatataaaaaaaaggg ttcACACAATTCGTGGAATTCAGAGAGTTCAGAATCAGAATCTGATGAATCAGAAAATAGACGGCCACCACCTAGTAAATCTTTAAACAGGCGAGCGGTACaaaaatctaaagaaaaagCTAGAGCACGAAAGAAGCGTATCTCTGAATCTTCTGATAATTCTTCGTTTGATAGCGATGATAACAGAAG gCAAGTTACGAGAAGAACGGGTACTGCAGTTagttataaagaagaaagcgaAGAAGGTACTGATAGCGAAGATTTGGTGGAAATTGATGAGACGACAACTACGAATGCAGAACCTGATAATGCGGAAACGGTTGAAAGAATTTTGGGacagagaagaggaaaaaagggtG tTACAGGAAATGTCACCACAATTTATGCAGTAGAAGAAAATGGTGATCCCAATCCAAAGGATTTGAAAACAGAGGAGACTGAAAcacaatatttaattaagtgGAAGGGTTGGTCGCATATACATAATACGTGGGAATCAGAAGAATCTTTAAAAGCACAAAAg GTTAAGGGATTAAAAAAgttagataattttataaagcgCGAGCGAGAAATTAAACAATGGAGAGAATATGCAGGACCAGAGGATATAGATTATTTTGAATGTCAGTTAGAATTGCAACAAGAACTTTTAAAAAGTTATAACAATGTGGAAAGAATTATTG CTGAATATGAAAAGCCAGATTCAGAACATCccgattattattgtaaatggGAAAGTTTGCCGTATGCCGAGGCAACATGGGAAGATGGcgcattaataattaaaaaatggccagtaaagataaaagaattccGAGACAGAGAAGATTCAAAAAGGACACCAAGTAAACATTGTAAAGTGCTTAAAATCAGACCTAAGTTTCATCAATTAAAAGGACAGCCAGAATATATGGGTAAAGGAAAAGATTTAGTTTTAAGAGATTACCAAATGGACGGATTAAATTGGATGATCCATTCTTGGTGCAAGGAAAATAg tGTTATTTTAGCAGATGAAATGGGTCTTGGAAAAACCATACAAACCATATGCttcctttattatctatttcatACTCATCAACTTCATGGACCGTTTTTATTAGTAGTACCTCTTTCAACAATGACTTCCTGGCAAAGAGAAATGGCCCAGTGGGCACCCGACATGAACTTTGTTACGTATTTGGGTGACGTAACATCCCGAAATGTC ATAAGAGAATACGAATGGTGTTATAGTtcaaaacgattaaaatttaatgcAATACTTACCACGTATGAGATAGTACTTAAAGATAAAGCATTTTTGGGTGCCTTAAATTGGGCAGTACTTTTAGTGGATGAAGCTCACAgattaaaaaatgatgattCACTTCTTTATAAAGCTTTATCCGAATTTCATACAAATCATCGTCTTTTAATAACGGGTACTCCATTACAAAACAGTTTGAAGGAGTTATGGGCGTTACTTCATTTCATAATGCCCGCTAAATTTAATTCTTGGGAAGAATTTGAAAAGGAACACGACAATGCTGCCCAAAAAGGTTATTCTAAGTTACACAAACAATTAGAACCTTTTATCTTAAGGCGTGTTAAAAAGGACGTGGAGAAATCATTACCTGCGAAGGTCGAGCAAATTCTACGCGTAGAAATGACTTCTTTGCAAAAACAGTATTACAAGTGGATATTGACAAAAAACTACAATGCCTTGCGCAAGGGTGTTAAAGGTTCTACTATGACCTTTCTCAACATAGTAATAGAACTTAAAAAATGTTGTAATCATGCTTTTTTAACGAAACCTActgaaagtgaaagaaaagataataatgatgactaTTTACAACAATTGATTAGAGGTTCAGGAAAATTGGTCCTTTTGGATAAACTGTTAGTGCGACTTCGTGAAACTGGACATAGAGTATTAATATTTAGTCAGATGGTAAGGATGTTAGATATTCTTGGggaatatttgcaaaaacGACACTTTCCTTTTCAACGATTAGATGGAAGTATAAAAGGAGAATTGAGAAAACAAGCATTAGATCATTTTAACGCCGAGGGTTCGccagatttttgttttttattatcaaccaGAGCTGGTGGACTCGGTATCAATCTTGCCACGGCTGATACCGTGATCATCTTTGATTCAGATTGGAATCCACAAAATGATTTACAAGCTCAAGCAAGAGCCCATAGAATTGGACAAAAAAATCAAGTTAACATTTACCGATTGGTAACTAAAAATTCTGTTGAAGAAGAAATTGTTGAACGAGCGAAACAAAAGATGGTTCTTGATCATTTGGTTATACAAAGAATGGATACAACTGGAAGAACggttttagataaaaaaaatgcgGGGACCAATAATAACCCATTTAATAAGGAAGATTTAAATGCTATATTAAAATTTGGGGCTGAAGAATTGTTTAAAGACGAGGAGGATGGGGATGAAGAACCTACGTGCGACATCGATGAAATTTTAAGAAGAGCCGAGACTAGGGACGAAGGGCCTACTACCGTAGGGGACGAGCTTTTGTCGGCATTTAAAGTTGCCAGTTTCGCTGCATTCGAGGAGGAATCGGAACCTGTTAGTCAAcctaacgataatgacgatgaaagTAAAGACTGGGCTGAGATAATACCAGAAAATTTTCGGAAAAaggtcgaagaagaagaaaagtctAAGGAAATGGAGGATCTTTATCTTCCGCCAAGAAGTCGTAAGACGCTACAACAAATCAATCAAACTGGTGATGGTAGAggtagaaagaggaaaaagacgCCGGATGATAGCGAGGAAGGTGAAGAGTCTGGAAGCGAAGTGGAAGGTAGCGACGATGACAGACCTAAGAAGAGAGGTAGACCAAGGGTTACGCCTCGcgagaatataaaaagtttcaCCGATGCGGAAATTCGAAGATTCGTCAAAAGTTATAAGAAATTTACAGCGCCTTTAAAAAGATTGGACGATATCGCTGCGGACGCCGAATTGCAAGAAAAACCTATGTCAGAATTACGTTATTTGGGTGAACAGTTGCAATCACGTTGCGAAGCTTGCTTATCCGAATTTGAAAGTACAGCGAAAGAGAATAAAGGCGAGGAAGAGGGTAAAGGACCTGGTcgtaaaagaggaagaggtcCTACGTTTAAAATGGGCGGTGTTATGGTAAATGCAAAATCATTTTCTGCTGCTGTAAAAGAATTGGAACCACTCGATCAAGCACTTCCGTCGGATGCCGAACAAAGAGCCAATTGGCATCTTGATATTAAAGTTAAACCGGCTAATTTCGATTGCGATTGGAATTCCGAAGATGATTCTAAACTTCTAAGAGGCATATATCAGCATGGTATGGGCTCTTGGGAAGCTATTAAAACAGATGCCAGTTTAAAGCTCGGTGATAAAATTCTTCCCAATGGTAGTAAGATTCAATGTAAACGGGTGACCGCTCGTGCTGAGTACTTGTTAAAGGTTCTTAAAAAGCAAATGGATTTCAAGCATGGCGTG ACACGAACAAGGAAACCTAGAAAACcaaaagaagtaaaaacaGCAATtactaaagaaataatagaagaaaatgagagtTCAGGAGAAGAGAGTAAAAAGCTTAAGACAAAAATCGATAAA GTaccaataaagaaagaagaagacgttattgttaaaaaggaaattaaagaGGAACCCGAGGAGGCGTctgaagagaagaagaaggagaaaaaggttaagaaggataaaaaggaaaataagaagactaaaaagaataaacaaactGCAGGACCAATGCATTTCACGGCAAATAATGAACCACGAGCTCTTGACGTTCTTGGTGATTTAGATCCATCTATATTCAATGAG tGCAAGGAGAAGATGCGTCCAGTGAAAAAAGCTTTAAAAGCTTTGGATAGACCAGATCAATCATTGAGCGAAGCAGAGCAAGTAGCCCATACACGCCACTGTCTTGTTCAAATCGGAAATCAAATTAATACTTGTCTTGCAGAATACAAGGATCCTGAGCAAATTAAAGAATGGCGAAGTAATTTGTGGTATTTTGTATCGAAATTTACAGAATTTGATGctaaaaagttatataaattatataaacatgCAACGAGAAAAGGTGGCGGAGACAGTAATGTAAGTGTAACATCTAGTCctgaaaagaaggaagaaacaagTAATTCAAAg aaacatgaaaaatcgtatgaCAAACATAACGACAAACAATTAGCGGATTCCAGTAATAAAGATCGGCAAAATAAGCGTAGAATCGATGATATAGAAGATAGTTCTAACAGCAGTATCCCAAGTAAGAAACATGTTACAGCTATTAATGCGATGAGCAATATTAGCAACACCTCAGCTGTTACTATCGGTGCTATTACAATTACTCCTATAACGTCAACCGCAAATTCTACGTCGAGTACAACTAATACAACGGAAACGTCAAGgcataaagaacaaaaagattcAAAGTCGAAAGATATGAAACGAGATCGGGaacgagacagagatagagacagaagTCACAATGATAGAGGCATGGACAGATTAAATTGTGGAAAGGATGAACGGATCAGAAGGGATAGCGGTGGTTATAATATGGGCGGACATTATAGTGGAAGTAGAGAAGACGATCATTGGATCTTACCTAGGGATACAAGAGATATGAGAGATGGAAG ATTTACTGACCACAAACGTGATAGATTTGAATCTTATGGACGTCTGTCTGGTGGATATCatcgagatagagatagagatagagatcgTGGTATgcatataaacgataaaagaag TAATTTTTACAGGTATCCATCTGGGCCACCGAGCTATGGATACGGTCCAGGTAGCTACGGAAGTGGAGGTGGCGGTGGGTATGCACCAAATGACATGCCACCAAGCCATTTTAGAGGTCGAGGATATCCAGGAGATAGTTATTCTAACGAATGGCGACCTAGTAAGGATTATAGAAGAGATTATGATAGGAGGCCGCCACCACCAAATGCCAATTCCTAG